The Legionella sp. PATHC032 genome has a window encoding:
- the iolD gene encoding 3D-(3,5/4)-trihydroxycyclohexane-1,2-dione acylhydrolase (decyclizing), translating to MKIKLTTAQALLRFLANQYVTLDNKEYRFINGVFGIFGHGNVTGLGEALEYDAQGLIYYQGHNEQGMAHAATAYAKQKNRLGIMACTSSIGPGATNMITAAATATTNRIPLLLLPGDVFSCRQPDPVLQQLEVPYDYTISVNDCFKPVSKYWDRITRPEQLMTACMQAMRVLTDPVETGAVTLCLPQDVQSEAYEYEDSFFKKRLWRIERERISDAMLAEAIQLLRKAKQPLIIAGGGVHYSLASETLSEFALKHCIPVAETQAGKSSLAAKHPMNVGGVGVTGSEAANSLVAQADVILVIGSRLQDFTTASKWAFKNQECQIIHLNVSRLDAMKMNAIMLKGDAKTGLQQLGEGLEGYQTSLSYQQLIRHYQNEWSQELDKLTQSYSAEQAGLHQTTILGLLNQYVTEEDVIISAAGSLPGDLHRLWQSKKAKDYHLEYAYSCMGYEVAAGLGVRIAKENQEGEVYVLVGDGSFVMMHSELLTAIQECKKITILIFDNHGFQCIRNLQEGNGSMGFGNEFRYREPTTNTLNGDYLPIDFCKYAEGLGATTYFAKSYEQFRSALDSAKKQEKSTVIVLPILPKSMSQGYKTWWRVGVAEVSQSESVSKAYQMMQEQIETVRQY from the coding sequence ATGAAAATTAAATTAACTACGGCTCAGGCCTTATTAAGATTTTTAGCCAATCAATATGTCACACTGGACAATAAAGAATACCGTTTCATCAATGGTGTGTTTGGAATATTTGGCCATGGTAATGTAACCGGATTGGGTGAAGCATTGGAATACGATGCTCAGGGTTTAATTTATTATCAGGGACATAATGAGCAAGGAATGGCCCACGCAGCAACGGCCTATGCCAAACAAAAAAACCGGTTAGGGATCATGGCTTGTACTTCATCAATTGGTCCTGGCGCTACTAATATGATTACTGCAGCGGCGACAGCGACAACCAACAGAATTCCATTGTTATTGTTGCCAGGCGATGTATTCAGTTGCAGGCAACCCGATCCGGTTCTCCAACAACTGGAGGTTCCATATGATTACACCATATCCGTTAATGATTGCTTTAAACCAGTCAGTAAGTATTGGGACAGAATAACCAGGCCTGAACAGTTAATGACGGCGTGTATGCAGGCAATGAGAGTATTAACTGATCCAGTTGAAACAGGCGCCGTAACATTGTGTTTACCCCAAGATGTACAGTCTGAAGCTTATGAATATGAGGATTCCTTTTTTAAAAAACGCTTATGGCGTATTGAGAGAGAAAGGATTAGCGATGCCATGTTGGCAGAGGCTATTCAGCTTCTTAGAAAGGCTAAGCAACCATTAATTATTGCAGGCGGTGGTGTGCATTATTCCCTGGCTTCGGAGACTTTATCAGAGTTTGCATTAAAACATTGTATTCCTGTAGCTGAAACTCAAGCAGGCAAAAGTAGCCTGGCAGCGAAACACCCCATGAATGTTGGTGGTGTAGGAGTTACTGGATCTGAAGCGGCAAATTCTCTGGTAGCTCAGGCTGACGTTATTTTGGTTATCGGATCTCGATTACAGGATTTTACGACAGCCTCCAAATGGGCTTTTAAAAATCAGGAATGCCAAATCATTCATCTTAATGTATCGCGTCTTGATGCCATGAAAATGAATGCAATTATGCTAAAAGGAGATGCAAAAACTGGTTTGCAGCAATTGGGGGAAGGCCTTGAAGGTTATCAAACCTCTCTCTCTTACCAACAATTAATACGACATTATCAAAACGAATGGTCTCAAGAGTTGGATAAATTAACTCAGTCTTATTCTGCAGAGCAGGCGGGATTACATCAAACTACTATTTTGGGGCTACTCAATCAGTATGTGACTGAAGAAGATGTGATAATCAGTGCCGCGGGGAGTTTGCCAGGTGATTTGCATCGACTTTGGCAATCCAAAAAGGCAAAAGATTATCATTTGGAGTACGCTTATTCCTGCATGGGATATGAGGTTGCAGCTGGGCTTGGGGTACGTATTGCAAAAGAAAACCAAGAAGGAGAAGTCTACGTTTTAGTTGGCGATGGCAGTTTTGTCATGATGCATTCGGAGCTTTTAACTGCTATTCAGGAATGCAAAAAAATTACAATTCTCATTTTTGATAATCATGGGTTTCAGTGCATTAGAAATTTACAGGAGGGTAATGGTAGTATGGGCTTTGGTAATGAATTTCGTTACAGAGAGCCAACTACTAATACTTTAAATGGCGATTATCTACCCATCGATTTTTGCAAATACGCAGAAGGATTGGGAGCCACTACTTATTTTGCCAAATCCTATGAGCAATTCCGGTCAGCTTTAGACTCGGCAAAAAAACAGGAAAAAAGTACTGTTATTGTTCTGCCCATATTACCCAAGTCTATGAGTCAAGGATATAAGACCTGGTGGCGGGTGGGAGTTGCTGAGGTATCTCAATCAGAGTCAGTGAGTAAAGCTTATCAAATGATGCAAGAGCAAATTGAAACAGTTAGACAATATTAA
- a CDS encoding DUF2282 domain-containing protein, with protein sequence MSLKEKLIQSTVSAFLILIASNTAMAEDSSTEKCYGIVKKGMNDCSTATSDCAGSSTKDNQKDAFILLPKGICDKIVGGSLDKAKS encoded by the coding sequence ATGTCATTGAAGGAGAAATTGATACAATCCACTGTTAGTGCCTTTTTAATTCTTATTGCATCGAATACTGCGATGGCTGAGGATTCGAGTACTGAGAAATGCTATGGCATAGTTAAAAAGGGCATGAATGATTGTTCAACGGCGACCTCTGATTGCGCCGGCTCTTCTACTAAAGATAACCAAAAGGATGCTTTTATTTTATTGCCTAAAGGGATTTGTGACAAAATTGTTGGCGGTTCATTGGATAAAGCTAAATCATAA
- the thrC gene encoding threonine synthase encodes MKIKMRSTRGQCVSTIDEAILSGIAADGGLFVPDRFPDLTIKKFYEYGNLIDFSVNLLSPFFSDSKIDVNNAFFQKFLTFSFPLHHLFKKNYVLELFHGPTLSCKDLGAQFFSECLLRLIQDKNAKVLATTSGDTGAAIAYALRGKKELKGIILFPKDKISFRQQMQITCWGENIRALAVNGSFDQCQQLAKLAFAKSEYKGILTTANSMNIARLLPQVIFYAFTSIQLALRHNYSVNFIVPSGNLGNVTACHWAKMLGFPIDQILIANNINSALSEFLLTGVFQSKSVIKTLATAMDVGDPSNLERLFILFNSYSECKKQMNAESVSDEQIKQAIMHCYNEYHYIICPHTATAYHRLSSINQDKPCVIVAPAHPAKFAEVLEPLLKKEIPVPKQLKILLDRKQHYSIIEPNYQSLYYFLVE; translated from the coding sequence ATGAAAATTAAAATGAGGAGTACCAGAGGACAATGCGTTTCTACAATAGATGAAGCGATATTATCAGGCATTGCAGCAGATGGAGGGTTGTTTGTGCCTGACAGGTTTCCGGATTTAACAATAAAAAAATTTTATGAATACGGCAATTTAATCGACTTTTCTGTTAATTTACTCTCACCTTTTTTTTCTGATAGTAAAATTGATGTAAATAATGCTTTTTTTCAAAAATTCCTTACATTCTCCTTTCCGTTACATCATCTATTTAAGAAAAATTATGTATTGGAGTTATTTCATGGTCCAACCCTGTCATGTAAAGATTTAGGAGCTCAATTTTTCAGTGAATGTTTATTGCGCCTAATACAAGATAAGAATGCCAAAGTTCTGGCCACAACATCAGGTGATACTGGCGCTGCAATAGCTTATGCTTTGCGTGGAAAAAAGGAGCTGAAGGGAATAATTTTATTTCCCAAAGATAAAATCAGTTTCAGGCAACAAATGCAGATTACTTGCTGGGGGGAGAATATTCGCGCATTGGCCGTTAATGGCAGCTTTGATCAATGTCAACAGCTGGCTAAGCTGGCATTTGCCAAAAGCGAATACAAAGGAATATTGACCACAGCCAATAGCATGAATATAGCCAGATTATTGCCACAAGTTATTTTCTATGCTTTTACCAGCATTCAATTGGCATTAAGACATAATTATTCTGTCAATTTTATAGTTCCAAGTGGAAACCTGGGTAATGTTACAGCGTGCCATTGGGCAAAAATGCTGGGTTTTCCGATAGATCAAATTTTAATAGCTAACAATATCAATAGTGCACTGAGTGAATTTTTATTAACTGGAGTTTTTCAATCCAAATCGGTTATTAAAACTTTGGCAACAGCGATGGATGTAGGTGACCCAAGTAATTTGGAGCGTTTATTCATTTTATTTAATAGTTATTCTGAATGTAAAAAGCAGATGAATGCGGAGTCTGTTAGTGATGAGCAAATTAAGCAAGCTATCATGCATTGTTACAATGAATATCATTATATAATTTGCCCTCATACCGCAACAGCTTATCATCGACTAAGCTCAATTAATCAGGACAAACCTTGTGTTATTGTGGCACCAGCACACCCAGCCAAATTTGCGGAGGTATTAGAACCTCTCTTGAAAAAAGAAATTCCTGTCCCGAAACAACTTAAAATTCTTTTAGACAGAAAACAACATTATTCAATCATAGAGCCAAACTATCAATCTTTATATTATTTCTTAGTTGAATGA
- a CDS encoding cytochrome b — MQIRNTSTKFGLVTIFFHWIMAVLIIGLLGVGLYMVRIPISLEKLKLYGWHKEYGFLVLFLAFFRLIWRLTNQLPELAIPLLEKIAARSMHWAFYFFMFAMPISGWLITSAAGLPASFFGLFVLPNLVSPDESNRILFQWIHEWLGYALIAAIILHTAAALKHHFINKDDILRRML; from the coding sequence ATGCAGATAAGGAATACTTCAACCAAATTTGGCCTGGTTACGATTTTTTTCCATTGGATTATGGCTGTTTTAATTATTGGACTATTGGGGGTTGGTTTGTATATGGTGAGAATCCCTATTAGTCTTGAGAAATTAAAATTATATGGCTGGCATAAGGAGTATGGATTTCTCGTGTTGTTCTTAGCTTTTTTTAGATTGATTTGGCGTTTGACTAATCAATTACCGGAATTGGCTATTCCCCTGTTAGAGAAAATTGCAGCTCGCAGTATGCATTGGGCATTTTATTTTTTCATGTTTGCTATGCCCATCAGTGGATGGCTAATCACCTCAGCCGCCGGATTACCCGCTTCTTTTTTTGGATTATTTGTATTGCCTAACCTTGTGTCTCCAGATGAAAGTAACAGAATTTTATTTCAATGGATTCATGAATGGTTGGGATATGCTTTAATTGCAGCCATAATCCTGCATACTGCAGCGGCATTAAAACATCATTTTATTAACAAGGATGATATATTACGGAGAATGTTATAG
- the iolE gene encoding myo-inosose-2 dehydratase: MSIQLGIAPINWCNDDDPNLGKNISFEQCISEMALAGYSGTELGNKYPRDARTLKAALEQRDLQLSSSWFSTYFTEPNAYEKTISRFLEHLSFMRALGASFVNVCECGHAIQGTDLPILSTHIPQFNEEQWSLLIQGLHTLGRIAYDFNMTIVYHYHAGTGVFWEKDIDFLMTNTSPKLVSLLLDTGHAAFSGIDPVNLIDKYGDRILYVHLKDIRTEVLRRVEREKLSFMDAVRAGVFTVPGDGAIDFIPIWAGLQKHHFKGWMIVEAEQDPTKAHPLEYAKKAYDYLHSFIH, from the coding sequence ATGAGTATTCAACTTGGTATCGCACCAATTAATTGGTGCAATGATGACGACCCGAATTTAGGTAAAAACATTAGTTTTGAGCAATGCATTAGTGAAATGGCTTTGGCAGGCTATTCTGGCACTGAGCTGGGAAATAAATACCCGCGCGATGCAAGAACTTTAAAAGCTGCTTTGGAGCAACGAGATTTACAATTATCGAGTTCATGGTTTAGCACTTATTTTACTGAGCCTAATGCCTATGAAAAAACCATATCAAGATTTCTTGAACATTTAAGTTTTATGCGCGCATTGGGCGCATCATTTGTTAATGTTTGTGAATGTGGGCACGCTATTCAAGGCACTGATTTACCGATATTAAGCACTCATATCCCGCAATTTAATGAAGAGCAATGGAGTTTATTGATTCAAGGACTGCATACATTAGGTCGAATTGCTTACGACTTCAATATGACGATTGTTTATCATTACCATGCAGGGACTGGGGTATTTTGGGAGAAAGACATTGATTTTTTAATGACCAATACCAGTCCAAAATTGGTTTCTCTATTATTGGATACTGGCCATGCTGCTTTTTCAGGAATAGATCCGGTTAATTTGATAGATAAGTACGGTGATCGTATTTTGTATGTTCATCTGAAAGACATTCGCACCGAGGTTTTGAGACGAGTTGAAAGGGAAAAACTCAGTTTCATGGACGCTGTAAGAGCTGGGGTATTTACTGTGCCTGGTGATGGGGCAATTGATTTTATTCCTATATGGGCAGGACTTCAAAAACATCATTTTAAAGGGTGGATGATAGTGGAGGCAGAGCAGGATCCGACAAAAGCTCATCCTTTGGAGTATGCTAAAAAAGCATATGATTATTTGCATTCATTTATTCATTAA
- the sidB gene encoding Dot/Icm T4SS effector SidB: MAKIYNAPKPRYSGWEWFKFIAIRTVFPPVLLWDLIKIGANKLLGEWVSSLVLPAQNENFDDLAVSDDTVSNYNEDGLICEKHEVITHDGARLDTFEVRHRSQESIDPKYQKYIINLVGNGMCYEHIIDDIKEDAKALKANVVGFNLRGVGQSTGKAKSSEDLVADGIAQVQRLLDQGVSPQNITLKGHSLGAGVASLVAQHFHQLGQPINLFNSRSFSTITNFLVGHMRLERDEIGQAIGHKDSIGGTILGWLAKPFIKLGVALAKWEIDAGSAFKSIPEAYKEYIVVRSRKEIRGERIDDAVIPHYASIHKELTSERRKKKAEIDEEIVNLDDIIRKADPLAKPGLANAREALVQAREKIKSDRKMETDIQYANGHNSDWNSLHNRSGKSAQTFFREFVQRTAADHAVKSIPEIN, from the coding sequence ATGGCTAAAATTTATAATGCACCAAAACCTAGATATAGTGGTTGGGAATGGTTTAAATTTATTGCAATTCGAACTGTTTTTCCCCCTGTTTTACTGTGGGATTTAATAAAAATCGGTGCAAATAAACTGCTTGGTGAATGGGTTAGTAGTTTAGTTCTACCGGCACAAAATGAAAATTTTGATGATTTAGCTGTTAGTGATGATACTGTAAGTAATTATAATGAAGACGGTCTGATTTGTGAGAAACATGAGGTCATTACTCACGATGGAGCACGTTTAGATACATTCGAAGTAAGACATAGGTCACAAGAAAGTATTGATCCTAAATACCAAAAGTACATTATCAATTTGGTAGGCAATGGTATGTGTTATGAACATATCATTGATGATATAAAAGAAGATGCGAAGGCACTTAAAGCCAATGTTGTTGGTTTCAACCTTCGTGGTGTTGGTCAAAGTACAGGCAAAGCTAAATCAAGTGAGGATTTAGTTGCAGATGGTATTGCTCAAGTACAAAGATTATTAGATCAAGGTGTTTCACCACAAAATATTACCTTGAAAGGTCATTCTCTTGGTGCAGGTGTAGCTTCCTTAGTAGCACAACATTTCCACCAACTAGGACAACCTATTAATCTATTTAATAGCCGTTCTTTCTCCACCATTACTAATTTCCTGGTAGGTCATATGCGTCTAGAGCGTGATGAAATTGGTCAAGCAATAGGTCATAAAGACAGCATTGGAGGGACAATACTTGGATGGTTGGCTAAGCCCTTCATTAAATTAGGTGTTGCTTTAGCTAAATGGGAAATTGATGCAGGCAGTGCATTCAAGAGTATTCCAGAAGCATATAAAGAATATATAGTGGTTAGGTCAAGAAAAGAGATAAGGGGCGAGCGTATCGATGATGCTGTGATTCCACATTATGCATCTATCCATAAAGAACTTACTTCCGAGCGACGCAAGAAAAAGGCGGAGATTGATGAAGAAATTGTAAATTTAGATGATATCATTCGAAAAGCTGATCCTCTTGCGAAACCAGGGTTGGCTAATGCAAGAGAGGCTTTAGTTCAAGCCAGGGAAAAAATCAAAAGCGATAGAAAAATGGAGACTGATATACAATATGCTAATGGTCATAATTCAGATTGGAATTCATTGCATAATCGATCAGGTAAGAGCGCACAGACTTTCTTTAGAGAGTTTGTTCAAAGAACAGCGGCGGATCATGCTGTAAAAAGTATACCAGAAATTAATTAA
- a CDS encoding outer membrane protein: MYLCFPVQSILLFLLFSFTPLFVLAAEKTPLNLFLRPNTYLGFSVIRDTAYYNFKRNETSQELNFTDFDHFDWNGTGVGGEIYLGYEKFFLTHYYLGLEGFFNRSSNEGKIYFFDANELYSRILKGSFKQKWQTGLAIHPGYYLPSVGVVYGRVGWIISDINLGGSITQSGPVGSFSGRFSNTQKKNGVQLGTGLELELTKNWRCRVEWDWNRLQDFIFNTQGKDSNNHRYQTTRIAKHPILEQFKLGLNWRFS; the protein is encoded by the coding sequence GTGTATTTATGTTTTCCTGTTCAATCCATATTGTTGTTTTTACTTTTCAGTTTTACTCCTTTATTTGTTTTAGCAGCTGAAAAAACACCGCTAAACCTTTTTCTAAGACCCAATACGTATTTAGGTTTTTCAGTGATTAGAGACACAGCCTATTACAATTTTAAAAGGAATGAAACCAGTCAAGAGCTCAATTTTACTGACTTTGACCATTTTGACTGGAATGGAACGGGAGTTGGGGGAGAAATTTATTTAGGCTATGAAAAGTTTTTCCTGACACATTATTATCTTGGTTTAGAGGGCTTTTTTAATCGTAGTTCCAACGAAGGAAAAATCTACTTTTTTGATGCTAATGAACTTTATTCAAGAATATTAAAGGGTTCATTCAAACAAAAATGGCAGACCGGTCTGGCTATACACCCTGGTTATTATTTGCCTTCTGTGGGAGTCGTATATGGACGGGTAGGCTGGATTATCAGTGATATTAATCTAGGCGGAAGTATCACTCAGAGTGGCCCTGTAGGCTCATTTAGTGGACGATTTTCAAATACCCAAAAAAAGAATGGAGTCCAATTAGGTACAGGCTTGGAGTTGGAGTTAACCAAAAATTGGCGTTGCCGTGTAGAGTGGGATTGGAATCGTTTGCAAGATTTTATCTTTAATACACAGGGCAAGGATTCTAACAATCATAGGTATCAAACGACCAGAATCGCTAAACATCCAATTTTGGAACAATTCAAATTGGGTTTGAATTGGCGTTTTTCCTGA
- a CDS encoding YceI family protein → MCTFIHANNLPQWEIIPAQSEITFTGTQNGAPVTGRFKTFTGQIFADPSNYKAGSIHITIDMNSIAAPFEDIVTTLASPDWFNVKSFPNAEFKATKFNQLDDKTYEAEGILTVRDKSAPVTLKFVVEQVSSDQVLVEGSSTIKRSTFGVGQGEWASTDEIQDEVIVRFKITAARKK, encoded by the coding sequence ATGTGCACATTTATTCACGCCAATAATCTACCGCAATGGGAAATTATACCAGCACAAAGTGAGATTACTTTTACTGGCACTCAAAATGGTGCTCCGGTTACAGGACGATTTAAGACATTTACTGGTCAAATTTTCGCAGACCCATCTAACTACAAAGCAGGATCAATTCATATTACTATTGATATGAATTCGATTGCAGCGCCTTTTGAGGACATCGTGACAACGTTAGCCTCCCCTGACTGGTTTAATGTCAAATCATTTCCTAACGCAGAATTTAAAGCAACGAAATTTAATCAATTGGATGATAAAACTTATGAGGCAGAAGGGATTCTAACTGTTCGAGATAAATCAGCCCCAGTGACTCTAAAATTTGTTGTGGAGCAAGTTTCCAGTGATCAAGTTTTAGTTGAAGGAAGTTCAACAATCAAACGCAGTACGTTTGGGGTAGGTCAAGGTGAATGGGCGAGTACTGATGAAATACAAGATGAAGTAATCGTTCGTTTTAAAATAACCGCAGCACGAAAAAAATAA
- a CDS encoding YceI family protein, with amino-acid sequence MKRNYRHFIFAILAVFVFSTDIYAEPQTLTLDNQHTYVLWKVKHLGFSTQAGKWYANGQLVLDKDKPQQSKVNVTIKIDDIVTGIPELDKHLKGKLFFDTKQFPTATFVSDKVEITGKNKAKVYGMLTLHGVTKPVILDVVFNKAGINLLNDRETVGFSATTSLKRSDYGIKALIPEVGDDVEIEIEAEAYLDKKYG; translated from the coding sequence ATGAAAAGGAATTACAGACATTTTATTTTTGCAATATTGGCTGTTTTTGTATTTTCTACTGATATTTATGCAGAACCACAAACCTTGACTTTAGATAATCAACATACTTATGTGTTATGGAAGGTAAAGCATTTGGGCTTTTCAACTCAAGCTGGAAAATGGTATGCCAATGGCCAGCTTGTCCTTGATAAGGATAAGCCGCAGCAGAGCAAAGTGAATGTGACTATCAAGATCGATGACATCGTTACAGGTATACCTGAGCTCGATAAGCATTTGAAAGGTAAATTGTTCTTTGATACCAAACAGTTTCCTACAGCAACCTTTGTTAGTGATAAGGTGGAGATAACAGGCAAAAATAAAGCAAAAGTATATGGAATGCTTACTTTACATGGCGTTACAAAGCCTGTCATATTGGACGTAGTATTCAATAAAGCAGGAATTAATTTATTAAATGACAGAGAAACAGTTGGGTTTAGCGCTACCACTTCATTAAAACGCTCTGATTATGGAATAAAAGCTTTAATACCAGAAGTAGGGGATGATGTCGAAATAGAAATAGAAGCAGAAGCTTATCTCGATAAAAAATATGGATAA
- the iolC gene encoding 5-dehydro-2-deoxygluconokinase: MKQFPGFYFDENRAVDLICMGRVAVDLYAEQIGLDLKDVASFKKYLGGCAGNIAVGAARLGLKSQMFSCVGSDELGKFLKEELEREGVNIELLSETDNHLTGLVLLGIKPPSNFPLLFYRNDCADMQIKAEQISFSALKNAKALLITGTGLSTELMKNTTLEVVHLARKAETAIVFDLDYRPVLWRLTAVGNGESRYCQNEYVSHVYQQVLPLCDLIVGTEEEICIAGGSNDIKASLINIRQRTDAPIVVKLGEKGACVHFGADKGLLQAKSFPVEVLNVLGAGDGFMSGLLAGLLQGKSWEQAVTYANACGALVVTRHGCAPAIPYKEELDYFIQEYDHDPEIWSSSRITQLHEKLSKNQQTQLLIKNPCGFADGLNSIVKMQDSPTEMSFSSLKLNKGQSHQFNSSYEFAALLMTGKVVFKYGSYNQEVERTDYFSQSPYVLHCSKDEVSSVIALTDCEILLMETENEELFSPVLFDADNMLELDNRGEGILENTSYRLVRTVFDKRNRPESNLVVGEIITFQGRWSSYPSHYHDQPEIYHYRFSEPQGFAFGENGKEVMRIEHYDTYQIANGQEHAHCTAPGYALYTLWFIRHLNNNAYTIPTFTKDHEWARTNKANLRAWQLKQQ, encoded by the coding sequence ATGAAACAATTTCCCGGATTTTATTTTGATGAGAACAGAGCAGTCGATTTGATTTGTATGGGACGTGTAGCGGTTGATCTCTACGCAGAGCAAATAGGATTGGATTTGAAGGATGTTGCAAGCTTTAAAAAATATTTGGGAGGGTGTGCAGGGAATATTGCTGTTGGAGCTGCCCGATTAGGCTTAAAAAGCCAGATGTTTTCCTGTGTTGGCTCAGATGAGCTGGGTAAGTTTCTTAAAGAAGAATTGGAACGTGAGGGGGTTAATATTGAGTTATTGTCTGAAACAGATAACCATTTAACTGGCCTTGTACTTTTGGGTATTAAGCCTCCATCCAATTTTCCTCTGCTTTTTTATCGAAACGATTGCGCAGATATGCAAATTAAAGCAGAACAAATTAGCTTTTCTGCTTTAAAAAATGCAAAGGCTTTATTGATAACAGGTACTGGTTTATCCACTGAGTTAATGAAAAATACCACGCTGGAAGTAGTTCATTTAGCCAGAAAAGCAGAAACGGCAATAGTTTTTGATCTCGATTATAGACCGGTTCTTTGGCGATTAACAGCGGTTGGTAATGGGGAAAGCCGTTATTGTCAGAATGAATATGTGAGTCATGTGTATCAACAAGTTTTGCCTTTATGCGATTTGATTGTCGGGACTGAAGAGGAAATATGTATTGCAGGCGGTTCGAATGATATTAAAGCCTCATTAATCAATATCAGGCAACGAACCGATGCACCAATAGTTGTTAAATTAGGAGAGAAGGGCGCCTGTGTCCATTTTGGAGCAGACAAAGGTCTATTACAAGCAAAATCTTTTCCTGTTGAAGTATTAAATGTTTTGGGAGCCGGTGATGGTTTTATGTCTGGGCTTTTAGCGGGTTTGCTGCAAGGAAAGTCATGGGAGCAAGCAGTAACCTATGCTAATGCTTGTGGTGCCTTGGTGGTGACTCGTCATGGTTGCGCTCCTGCGATTCCATACAAAGAAGAATTGGACTATTTTATTCAAGAATATGATCATGATCCTGAAATATGGAGTAGCTCCAGGATAACACAGCTGCATGAGAAGTTAAGTAAAAATCAACAGACACAGTTGCTTATTAAAAATCCATGTGGATTTGCCGATGGTTTAAATTCAATTGTAAAGATGCAAGACTCGCCTACAGAAATGAGTTTTAGTTCTCTTAAATTAAACAAGGGGCAAAGCCATCAATTTAACTCGAGTTATGAATTTGCCGCCCTCTTAATGACAGGAAAGGTTGTTTTCAAATACGGCTCTTATAACCAGGAGGTTGAGCGTACAGATTATTTTTCACAATCACCCTATGTCTTGCATTGCTCAAAAGATGAGGTCAGTTCAGTAATCGCTCTGACTGACTGTGAAATTTTATTAATGGAAACAGAAAATGAAGAATTATTTTCTCCAGTTTTATTTGATGCAGACAATATGCTTGAATTAGATAATAGGGGAGAAGGAATTCTTGAAAATACTTCGTATCGGCTTGTCAGAACGGTATTTGATAAACGAAACAGACCTGAGTCTAATTTGGTGGTTGGAGAAATTATTACGTTTCAAGGGCGATGGTCAAGTTATCCCTCACATTACCACGACCAACCTGAAATTTACCATTATAGATTTTCAGAGCCCCAAGGCTTTGCTTTTGGCGAAAATGGTAAAGAGGTCATGCGAATTGAGCACTATGATACTTACCAAATTGCCAATGGTCAGGAACATGCTCATTGCACAGCTCCGGGTTACGCGCTTTATACACTGTGGTTTATCCGGCATTTAAATAATAACGCCTATACGATACCTACCTTCACAAAAGACCATGAATGGGCAAGGACAAACAAAGCTAATTTAAGAGCATGGCAACTAAAACAGCAGTAA